From a single Candidatus Defluviilinea gracilis genomic region:
- a CDS encoding twin-arginine translocation signal domain-containing protein — protein MSQKISRRDFLKLATAGAATTAVLTGCGPASRYVTREPYTKMPEYTYNGLSAYYATTCRECAAGCGLIVRTMQGRAIKVEGNPANPINLGKTCGARAGNLARLV, from the coding sequence ATGAGTCAAAAAATTTCCCGGCGTGATTTTCTCAAATTAGCCACTGCAGGCGCGGCAACCACCGCGGTATTAACCGGTTGCGGTCCCGCTTCGCGTTACGTGACGCGCGAACCGTATACCAAAATGCCGGAGTACACCTACAATGGTTTGAGCGCCTATTACGCCACCACCTGCCGCGAATGTGCGGCTGGTTGCGGGCTGATCGTCCGCACCATGCAAGGGCGCGCCATCAAAGTGGAAGGCAACCCTGCGAACCCGATCAACCTCGGCAAGACCTGCGGCGCGCGGGCAGGCAACCTTGCACGGCTTGTATAA
- the rny gene encoding ribonuclease Y, translating into MNPIILIVDILVLGVGLAAGYFLHRYQAERALKNQQDKADNILKVANEQARLIESQARENATKIVQAAEAEMKERRIELNKETERLDKRRSEVDSRSDRLEQREQQINKRQSQVDRRGNEIDKLHEEQVKKLEQIAQLSPEDAKKELFAAVDKEARGDMARIIRQIEAEAREEGEKRARKLIADAIQRVASEHVAEVTRAVVTLPSEEMKGRIVGRNGRNIKAFEQAAGVDVIVDDTPDSVTVSCFDSVRREIGRRALAKLILDGRIHPAHIEKIVEDETRAVEKIINEAGEQAAYEANVSGLHPEILRMMGRLKFRTSYGQNQLAHAVEVSKLAGILAAEIGANVELSKLGGFLHDIGKAMDHNQDGTHAKLGAEYCKRYGVNSIVVNAIESHHHEVDQLTVEAVITESADAISGARPGARREDLEAYIKRIRSLEEMSMSFDGVQQAFAIQAGREVRIIVKPDAIDDLASTRLARDVAKKIEETMQYPGQIKVTVIRETRSTEIAK; encoded by the coding sequence ATGAATCCGATTATTTTGATCGTTGACATACTGGTATTAGGCGTTGGTCTGGCGGCGGGATACTTCCTTCACCGGTATCAGGCGGAACGCGCGTTGAAAAACCAGCAAGACAAGGCAGATAACATCCTAAAGGTCGCCAATGAACAAGCACGGTTGATCGAAAGCCAGGCGCGCGAGAACGCGACCAAAATTGTGCAAGCCGCCGAAGCGGAAATGAAAGAACGGCGCATCGAACTCAACAAAGAGACCGAACGATTGGACAAACGCCGCTCGGAGGTGGACAGCCGAAGCGACCGCCTTGAACAACGCGAGCAACAGATCAATAAGCGCCAGTCGCAGGTGGACCGGCGCGGCAACGAGATCGATAAACTGCACGAGGAGCAGGTCAAAAAACTCGAACAAATTGCCCAGCTTTCGCCAGAGGATGCGAAGAAAGAATTGTTCGCGGCTGTGGATAAAGAGGCGCGCGGCGATATGGCGCGCATCATCCGCCAGATCGAGGCGGAAGCGCGCGAAGAAGGCGAGAAACGCGCCCGCAAGTTGATCGCGGACGCCATCCAGCGCGTGGCAAGCGAACACGTGGCGGAGGTGACGCGCGCGGTTGTCACCCTCCCCAGCGAAGAGATGAAGGGGCGCATCGTTGGTCGCAATGGACGCAACATCAAAGCCTTCGAGCAAGCCGCGGGCGTGGATGTGATCGTGGACGATACGCCGGACTCTGTGACCGTCTCGTGTTTCGACTCAGTCCGCCGTGAAATTGGCCGGCGGGCGTTGGCGAAGTTAATCCTCGATGGACGGATTCACCCCGCGCACATCGAAAAGATCGTGGAAGACGAAACACGCGCGGTGGAAAAGATCATCAACGAAGCGGGCGAGCAAGCCGCCTATGAGGCAAACGTCTCGGGCTTGCATCCGGAAATCCTACGAATGATGGGGCGTCTCAAATTCCGCACTTCGTATGGTCAGAACCAGCTGGCGCATGCGGTCGAAGTTTCCAAACTGGCTGGTATCCTGGCGGCGGAGATCGGGGCGAACGTCGAGCTATCCAAACTGGGAGGCTTCTTGCACGATATCGGCAAAGCGATGGATCACAACCAGGATGGCACGCACGCAAAACTCGGCGCGGAATATTGCAAGCGTTATGGCGTCAACTCGATCGTGGTGAATGCCATCGAATCGCACCACCATGAGGTGGATCAACTCACCGTGGAAGCGGTCATCACCGAATCGGCAGACGCCATCTCCGGCGCGAGACCCGGCGCGCGGCGCGAGGACCTTGAGGCATACATCAAGCGCATCCGCTCGCTCGAAGAAATGTCGATGTCGTTCGATGGAGTTCAACAGGCTTTTGCAATACAAGCCGGGCGCGAAGTGCGTATCATTGTTAAGCCAGACGCAATTGACGATCTCGCCTCGACTCGTTTGGCTCGCGATGTGGCAAAGAAAATCGAAGAGACCATGCAATACCCCGGACAGATTAAGGTAACGGTCATCCGCGAGACACGATCGACCGAGATCGCAAAATAA
- a CDS encoding GAF domain-containing protein: MKAARSQHGTAVSSREEYLALLNEMTHAILLSEDFDATLHALAIDMARLIGADDCYITRWDAERQLTIPTATTAKLPFQYSRDAEKNPEVHSLTASVLRAERALAIEDVFNSPYISIEIAKRYPARSALGVPLIARERKLGAAIIAFNEPHQFTAEETERAEEAGNQIALALWNFQQSAEIQHRLKESHALAKIGRALSETERVGTSGVLQLIVDSARELIPQVEKSVIHLLEADEQALFARAVSGFDEGEKKIERVRMRLGEGVAGQVIREGVTINIGDIRTHPDFIRGESLPEFRSLLVAPVQSGDQQIGTISVQSALANAFSMKDAELLNALGVQAAIAIENSNLFENTQQRLKEVGALYRTSRGLAASLDTDELIKEVVKLLHQNFGYYHVQIYLIEPDSRNLVIRHGSGYIGDTLVQQGHYIPPGEGIAGHVAETGESFISNNVDRVVFFKRSPLLPETQSEIAVPIKIEDRVVGVLDIQQTPPHRLTDSDLQLMVAVADQLTVVLQKANLYNTLQTALRQEQTVRSQLIQNERLALVGRLLASVSHELNNPLQAIQNALFLLKEEADLSSQAKQDLDVILAEAERMAALIERLRSAYRPMRMMDFQPVELNGLIEDVHALISTHMRQKEIAFEFFPDANLPAISGVSDQIRQVVLNLFLNAVEVMKPGGRLIVQTQGLVSQNEILFTVKDTGPGIDPEMLPRVFDAFITSKHTGTGLGLTITHDIIQQHHGRIEAANDPQGGATFTIWLPIHEEGFE, encoded by the coding sequence GTGAAAGCCGCTCGATCGCAACACGGGACGGCTGTGTCTTCACGAGAGGAATACCTCGCGCTTCTCAATGAGATGACACATGCCATCCTGCTCTCCGAGGATTTTGACGCCACTCTACACGCTTTGGCGATCGATATGGCAAGGCTCATCGGCGCGGACGATTGTTATATCACGCGGTGGGACGCGGAACGACAGTTAACCATCCCCACTGCGACCACGGCAAAACTCCCATTCCAGTATTCGCGGGATGCTGAAAAGAACCCCGAGGTTCATTCTCTCACCGCCTCTGTATTACGAGCCGAGCGCGCGCTTGCCATAGAGGATGTATTCAACTCCCCCTATATCAGTATCGAGATTGCAAAGCGCTACCCAGCGCGCTCGGCATTAGGCGTTCCGCTCATCGCAAGAGAGCGGAAATTGGGCGCGGCAATCATTGCTTTTAACGAGCCTCATCAATTTACGGCGGAGGAAACCGAACGAGCGGAAGAGGCGGGCAACCAGATCGCGCTGGCGCTCTGGAACTTCCAACAAAGCGCGGAGATCCAACATCGCCTCAAAGAGAGCCATGCCCTGGCGAAGATCGGGCGCGCCCTTAGTGAAACCGAGCGCGTGGGCACCAGCGGAGTCTTACAACTGATCGTTGATTCTGCCCGCGAACTCATTCCGCAAGTTGAAAAAAGCGTTATTCATCTGTTAGAAGCAGACGAACAGGCTTTATTTGCCCGCGCTGTTTCCGGCTTCGACGAGGGTGAAAAAAAAATTGAGCGGGTACGGATGCGTTTGGGCGAAGGCGTGGCAGGGCAGGTGATCCGCGAGGGGGTTACGATCAACATCGGAGATATACGGACCCATCCGGATTTCATTCGCGGCGAGTCGTTGCCTGAATTTCGCTCCTTGCTGGTTGCGCCGGTGCAAAGCGGCGACCAACAAATTGGCACGATCAGCGTTCAAAGCGCCCTGGCAAACGCTTTTTCCATGAAAGACGCCGAGTTGCTCAACGCGCTGGGCGTGCAAGCCGCCATTGCCATCGAAAACTCCAACTTGTTCGAGAACACGCAACAACGATTAAAAGAGGTGGGCGCGCTCTACCGAACCAGCCGGGGGTTGGCGGCGTCGCTGGATACGGACGAACTCATCAAGGAAGTTGTAAAACTTCTTCACCAAAATTTCGGCTATTATCATGTGCAGATTTATCTGATCGAACCGGATAGTAGAAACCTTGTGATACGCCACGGTAGCGGATATATTGGCGACACGCTTGTGCAACAGGGACACTATATCCCTCCCGGCGAGGGGATCGCCGGTCATGTGGCGGAAACCGGTGAGTCGTTTATCTCCAACAATGTCGATCGCGTGGTTTTCTTCAAGCGCAGTCCTTTACTGCCCGAAACACAATCCGAAATTGCCGTGCCGATCAAGATCGAGGATCGAGTGGTGGGCGTGCTGGATATTCAACAAACGCCGCCGCACCGCCTCACGGATAGCGACCTGCAACTCATGGTCGCCGTTGCGGACCAGTTGACCGTGGTGTTACAAAAAGCCAATTTATATAATACTCTGCAAACGGCTTTACGCCAGGAACAAACGGTTCGCTCGCAATTGATCCAAAACGAGCGTCTCGCGCTTGTCGGGCGATTGCTTGCTTCTGTTTCCCATGAACTGAATAACCCACTGCAAGCGATTCAAAACGCTCTGTTCCTTCTGAAAGAGGAGGCGGATCTTTCCAGCCAGGCAAAACAGGACCTGGATGTGATTCTAGCGGAAGCAGAACGGATGGCGGCGTTGATCGAGCGTCTGCGCAGCGCCTACCGCCCCATGCGCATGATGGATTTTCAACCCGTGGAACTCAACGGGTTGATCGAGGACGTCCACGCCCTGATCTCCACGCATATGCGTCAAAAAGAAATCGCTTTTGAATTTTTCCCAGACGCCAACCTGCCAGCTATTTCAGGCGTATCGGATCAGATTCGACAGGTGGTATTGAATCTGTTCCTGAACGCGGTCGAGGTGATGAAACCCGGCGGGCGCCTCATCGTTCAGACCCAAGGGTTGGTCTCACAAAACGAAATCCTCTTCACCGTCAAAGATACGGGTCCTGGCATCGACCCTGAAATGCTCCCCAGGGTTTTCGATGCGTTTATCACCAGCAAACATACAGGCACCGGGCTTGGGCTGACCATCACACACGACATCATCCAACAACATCATGGGCGCATTGAAGCGGCGAACGACCCGCAAGGCGGGGCGACCTTCACCATTTGGCTGCCAATTCACGAGGAGGGCTTTGAATGA
- a CDS encoding cytochrome c3 family protein yields the protein MIRKFFEWVLSPMGRIAVVITVMSLFSLAAYGVYQTQQPPEQPIQFTHKLHVGLGIQCLYCHPGALRGPSPGLPTINKCWGCHQQIAKTQTSPLLKPMVDAMNAGVGFTWVPVAQVPDFVHFTHRPHVAAGLNCENCHGDMTKVTIAENPQVMNMGWCLNCHKSRTEDNVQNNPTGDAGVSAQLEKKRTKLTDCGTCHY from the coding sequence ATGATCCGAAAATTTTTTGAATGGGTCTTAAGCCCGATGGGGCGGATAGCAGTGGTGATCACCGTAATGTCGCTGTTCAGCCTTGCCGCCTATGGGGTTTATCAAACTCAACAGCCTCCCGAACAACCGATTCAATTCACTCATAAGTTACACGTAGGGCTGGGCATTCAATGTTTGTATTGCCATCCCGGCGCTTTGCGCGGACCGTCTCCCGGTTTGCCGACCATCAACAAATGCTGGGGATGCCATCAGCAAATTGCAAAAACACAAACCAGTCCGCTTCTCAAGCCCATGGTCGACGCAATGAACGCCGGCGTGGGTTTCACGTGGGTTCCGGTGGCGCAAGTGCCGGACTTTGTGCATTTCACACATCGTCCGCATGTGGCGGCGGGTCTCAACTGCGAAAATTGTCACGGCGACATGACTAAAGTGACCATCGCCGAGAACCCGCAGGTGATGAACATGGGGTGGTGTCTTAACTGCCACAAGTCGCGCACCGAGGATAACGTCCAAAATAACCCCACGGGCGACGCCGGCGTATCTGCCCAGTTGGAGAAGAAGCGCACGAAACTCACCGATTGCGGCACATGTCATTATTAA
- a CDS encoding RecX family transcriptional regulator, which translates to MKKITALEAQKRNPNRVNVHLDGEFAFGLARITAAWLKVGDGLDDEKIQRLQAEDAKERAIQQALLFLSYRARSEAEICKNLRKHETPEDVIEQTLERLRQDGLASDDQFARAWVENRSAFRPRSRRMLAMEMRQKGIDDETTSAALQSVDDDALAYEAARKKSSRFKELDWQEYRRKLSEFLARRGFSYSTIAPVVRRIWNETHQEEKSFEENEDTP; encoded by the coding sequence ATGAAAAAGATCACTGCCCTCGAAGCGCAAAAGCGAAACCCGAATCGAGTCAATGTGCACCTCGATGGGGAATTCGCCTTCGGGCTGGCGCGCATTACCGCCGCATGGCTCAAAGTCGGCGACGGGTTGGATGATGAAAAAATTCAGCGGCTTCAGGCTGAGGACGCGAAAGAACGAGCCATCCAGCAGGCGCTATTGTTTTTGAGTTACCGGGCAAGGTCCGAAGCGGAGATCTGCAAGAACCTGCGCAAACATGAGACCCCGGAAGATGTGATCGAGCAAACGCTCGAACGGTTGCGGCAAGATGGGCTTGCCAGTGACGATCAGTTTGCCCGCGCATGGGTCGAAAACCGAAGCGCCTTCCGCCCGCGCAGTCGCCGCATGTTGGCGATGGAAATGCGACAAAAAGGCATCGACGACGAAACGACCTCAGCCGCCCTCCAATCTGTGGATGATGACGCGCTGGCATATGAAGCGGCGCGAAAAAAATCAAGCCGTTTCAAAGAGTTGGACTGGCAGGAATACAGAAGAAAACTTTCAGAGTTCCTTGCCAGGCGCGGTTTTTCCTATTCGACTATTGCGCCCGTAGTGAGAAGAATCTGGAACGAAACGCATCAAGAAGAAAAATCTTTCGAAGAAAATGAGGATACACCATGA